The stretch of DNA TCCAGGCTGTAGTTGATGCCGATCACGGTGTCCAGGTGGAGCTTGACCCCCAGCGACTCCACGTAGGCCACCTCGCGCTGAACGACGTCCTTGGGCAGCCGGAACTCCGGGATGCCGTACATCAGCACGCCGCCGGCGACGTGCAGGGCCTCGAACATGGTCACCTGGTGTCCCCAGACCGCCAGGTCCGCCGCCACGGTCAGCCCCGAGGGCCCGGTGCCCACCACGGCCACCTTCTTGCCGGTGGAGGCGGCGATTTCCGGTATGGCTGTGGCGCCCTCGGCCCGCTCCCAGTCGGCGATGTAGCGCTCCAGGCGGCCGATGGCGATGGGTGCGCCTTTCTTGTTGAGGGTGCAGGCCATCTCGCACTGCAGCTCCTGGGGGCAGACCCGGCCGCAGATCCCCGGGAGCGAGGTCTTGCGTTTGAGCACCTGGGAGGCGGCCTCGATGTCATTTTCCTGGAGCTGTTTGATAAAGTCCGGGATGTCGATCCCCACCGGGCATCCCGCCTGGCAGTTGCGTTTTTTGCACTGGATGCAGCGGCGCGCCTCCTCCATGGCCATTTCGTAGGTGTAGCCGGTGGCCACCTCGTCGAAATTGTGGCGACGCACCTCGGGGGCCTGCTTGGGCATCTCGATGCGGTTTAAATTGATTTTCGGCTTGGCGCGCTTGGCCTTTTTTTCCGGCTGGGCCTGAGGGGTCTTGCCGGTGTCTTCCCCATTTCCGCCCGAAGCCGGGGATTTTTTGGATTCACTCATGAATTCAACTCCTCGTGTGGAAAAAGAAGGCCGACGCGGCCGGCGCAGTGTGTGAACGCAAGGGGCGCGAAACCGCTGGCCACCGGCCGCCCTTCACCTTCGGCGCCGCCGTCGAGGCGGCATCACCATTGGGAACA from Desulfobacteraceae bacterium encodes:
- the gltA gene encoding NADPH-dependent glutamate synthase, encoding MSESKKSPASGGNGEDTGKTPQAQPEKKAKRAKPKINLNRIEMPKQAPEVRRHNFDEVATGYTYEMAMEEARRCIQCKKRNCQAGCPVGIDIPDFIKQLQENDIEAASQVLKRKTSLPGICGRVCPQELQCEMACTLNKKGAPIAIGRLERYIADWERAEGATAIPEIAASTGKKVAVVGTGPSGLTVAADLAVWGHQVTMFEALHVAGGVLMYGIPEFRLPKDVVQREVAYVESLGVKLHLDTVIGINYSLDELLNGVYDAVYLATGAGLPMFLGVPGENLNMVYSANELLTRTNLMKGYLHPQYATPIKIGKRVAVIGGGNVAMDAARCSVRLGAPEVNVIYRRTRAEMPARLEEVENAEEEGIHFHFLCAPIAFISDGRSNVAAMELIRMQLGEPDASGRRRPVPIPGSEYTMEIDTVAVSLGTSPNPLIASTTPDLETSRWGTVVVDELGKTSKARVWAGGDIVSGGATVISAMGEGRLAAVAMHRYLTE